The following proteins are co-located in the Manihot esculenta cultivar AM560-2 chromosome 9, M.esculenta_v8, whole genome shotgun sequence genome:
- the LOC110623259 gene encoding exopolygalacturonase, which produces MDDITYGTFWESNFSLEHSTFPNTEPAVFDITKFGAAPDGKADGSQAIADAWKEACAAAGSSKILIPAGKFLAGIVNVTGPCKGAIEVEVQGTVQAPPELAWDGWFNFNHIDQFTLSRKGTLDGQGQVAWKGVSCDKDLKNCKKHPINIRFNFITKGLVRDIASLNSKDFHVNVLGCDDFTFEGFIVSTPEGSLNTDGIHIGRSKGVTISNAKIGTGDDCISIGDGTENLKITKVACGPGYGINIGSLGKYENEDHVSEITVSDCTLTGTTNGVRIKTWPAMFPNTATNIHFQDITMKNVSNPIIEPSKVKFSDVSFKNIKGTFATALTVQLICSSGVPCEKVELTNIDLTYSGLEGPAKSECIDIKPTIVGKILEGCK; this is translated from the exons ATGGATGATATAACCTATGGTACATTTTGGGAATCTAATTTTAGCTTAGAACATTCAACGTTTCCAAATACAGAG CCAGCTGTTTTTGATATAACAAAATTTGGTGCAGCACCTGATGGAAAAGCAGATGGAAGTCAG GCTATAGCGGATGCTTGGAAAGAGGCTTGCGCAGCAGCTGGATCTAGCAAAATATTGATTCCAGCAGGAAAATtcttggcaggtatagtgaatgTTACAGGTCCTTGCAAAGGGGCAATAGAGGTAGAAGTTCAGGGAACCGTGCAAGCCCCACCAGAACTTGCATGGGATGGTTGGTTTAATTTTAACCATATTGATCAATTCACACTATCTAGAAAAGGAACTTTAGATGGTCAGGGACAAGTTGCATGGAAGGGTGTATCTTGTGACAAAGATCTAAAAAATTGCAAGAAACATCCTATT AATATAAGGTTTAACTTCATTACCAAAGGATTAGTTCGTGACATAGCGTCTCTTAATAGCAAGGACTTTCACGTCAATGTATTGGGATGTGACGACTTCACATTTGAAGGCTTCATAGTCAGTACACCTGAAGGTAGCCTTAATACGGATGGAATTCATATTGGGCGATCAAAGGGAGTGACTATATCTAATGCCAAAATAGGCACGGGTGATGATTGTATCTCTATTGGTGATGGAACCGAAAATCTAAAAATCACAAAAGTGGCATGTGGACCTGGTTATGGCATCAACATAGGGAGCTTGGGGAAGTATGAGAATGAAGATCATGTTTCCGAAATTACTGTTTCCGATTGCACCCTCACCGGTACAACTAATGGTGTTAGAATTAAAACTTGGCCTGCAATGTTTCCTAATACTGCAACTAATATTCATTTCCAAGATATTACTATGAAAAATGTCTCCAATCCTATTATT gaaCCATCTAAAGTGAAGTTTAGTGATGTTAGCTTCAAAAATATAAAGGGAACTTTTGCAACTGCTCTTACCGTTCAACTTATATGCAGCAGTGGAGTCCCATGTGAAAAAGTGGAACTTACGAACATTGACTTGACATATAGTGGTCTTGAAGGCCCAGCAAAATCTGAATGCATTGATATTAAGCCAACAATTGTAGGGAAGATTCTAGAGGGATGCAAATAG